One genomic region from Mesorhizobium terrae encodes:
- a CDS encoding DUF72 domain-containing protein, with the protein MSAAGKIRSGMGGWTFEPWDVSFYPEKLAKTKQLHFASRQVPSIEVNGTYYSSFKEPTFLKWAGDAPDGFVFSLKGNRFVTNRRVLGEAGESMMRFIESGVAALGEKLGPLLWQFAPTKKFDPADFEAFLKLLPEKQDGVVLRHALEVRNPSFVVPEFVALARKYKAAIVYADHATYPAIADVTGDFVYARLQTGKDDNPDCYTPEALDQWAERAKVWSGGGVPKDLPRADPSTDAPVKPRDVFVYFITEGKVRAPFGAMALMRRV; encoded by the coding sequence ATGAGCGCAGCAGGCAAGATCCGGTCGGGCATGGGCGGCTGGACCTTCGAACCGTGGGACGTGTCGTTCTATCCGGAAAAGCTCGCCAAGACGAAGCAGCTGCATTTCGCTTCGCGCCAGGTGCCGAGCATCGAGGTCAACGGTACCTACTATTCCAGCTTCAAGGAGCCGACCTTTCTCAAATGGGCGGGAGATGCCCCGGACGGTTTCGTCTTCTCCCTGAAGGGCAACCGGTTCGTGACCAACCGACGGGTGCTGGGCGAGGCAGGCGAATCGATGATGAGGTTCATCGAATCCGGCGTGGCGGCGCTCGGCGAAAAACTCGGACCGCTCCTGTGGCAGTTCGCGCCGACCAAGAAATTCGATCCCGCCGATTTCGAGGCCTTCCTGAAATTGCTGCCGGAGAAACAGGATGGCGTCGTCCTGCGGCACGCGCTCGAAGTGCGCAATCCATCCTTCGTCGTTCCGGAATTCGTCGCGCTGGCGCGCAAATACAAGGCGGCAATCGTCTATGCCGACCATGCGACCTACCCGGCCATTGCCGATGTCACGGGCGATTTCGTCTATGCCCGCCTGCAGACCGGCAAGGACGATAACCCTGACTGTTATACGCCCGAAGCGCTCGACCAATGGGCCGAACGGGCCAAGGTTTGGTCGGGCGGCGGCGTACCGAAGGATCTGCCGCGCGCCGACCCCAGCACGGATGCGCCGGTCAAACCGCGCGACGTGTTTGTCTACTTCATCACCGAAGGCAAGGTGCGCGCGCCATTCGGCGCCATGGCGTTGATGCGGCGGGTGTAG
- a CDS encoding PopZ family protein — MATASSAQREPSMEEILASIRRIIEDSDTGRKPAQDLSEIQLASEADVSPVAVVETTSPEVAAFRSELRAEPQAPKPITLADVQAQLVTAVAEPERPAAPVITLAEVGARTITERPQADESPAAEAEVAETVPASWLREVEHEPVGEPARVETFAVRGGEDDVAREPARIAAARQHVEHLSSVETAPLRPSLISEQASRQVAASFEELSEAFASRGKKSFDDMAAEMLQPMLQDWLDNNLPILVERLVREEIERIARGA; from the coding sequence ATGGCCACGGCAAGCAGCGCGCAGCGCGAACCTTCGATGGAAGAGATCCTGGCTTCCATCCGCAGGATCATCGAAGACAGCGATACCGGCCGCAAGCCGGCGCAGGATCTGTCGGAAATCCAGCTGGCGAGCGAAGCGGACGTCTCTCCGGTCGCTGTTGTCGAGACGACGTCGCCGGAAGTGGCCGCGTTCCGCTCCGAGTTGCGCGCCGAGCCGCAAGCCCCGAAGCCGATTACATTGGCCGATGTACAGGCGCAGCTGGTAACGGCCGTCGCTGAACCGGAACGTCCTGCCGCGCCGGTGATTACGCTTGCCGAAGTCGGCGCGCGTACCATCACCGAACGTCCGCAAGCCGACGAATCGCCAGCGGCGGAAGCCGAGGTAGCGGAAACCGTACCGGCGTCCTGGCTGCGCGAGGTCGAGCACGAACCGGTTGGTGAGCCAGCCCGTGTCGAGACGTTTGCTGTGCGAGGCGGCGAGGATGATGTCGCGCGCGAACCTGCCCGTATTGCTGCGGCGCGGCAACATGTTGAGCATCTGTCGTCGGTCGAGACCGCGCCGCTGCGCCCGTCGTTGATTTCCGAACAGGCAAGCCGCCAGGTCGCGGCCTCCTTCGAGGAATTGTCGGAGGCTTTTGCCAGCCGCGGCAAGAAATCGTTCGACGATATGGCCGCCGAAATGCTGCAGCCCATGCTTCAGGATTGGCTCGATAACAATCTGCCGATCTTGGTCGAACGTCTGGTGCGCGAGGAAATCGAGCGCATTGCGCGCGGTGCCTGA
- a CDS encoding TolC family outer membrane protein, with protein MPSVTKSLLAALLVSATALTPFQASAETILGALSKAYQNNSTLNAGRAGTRATDEGVAIAKSGYRPTINGSAGINYSNTRGGTQPGRLTTGNFGVQINQTLFDGFQTKNNVAAAEAQVRASVAGLSNTEQGILFTAAQAYMNVIHDRQVAKLTEQNLKAITEQLRAARSRFEVGEGTRTDVAQADASRATAQAQVSAAKAQALASAGIYHQIVGEEPGKLKAPGALAKLLPSGLESAIASANNENPAIIANQHLVDAAGFSVKSAQGQLLPQLSASAGISQNYRSASPSFAGEDPDSTSASVGATLTIPIYEGGRVAATVRQQKEKLGQARIEVDVARDQVRNNVVAAWTSYTAARQNVDANRQSVAAAQLALNGVIEERNVGQQTTLDVLNAQNAVVNAQINLAGSERDVVIASYGILQAMGRLTVERLGLQVTKYKPEEHYKAVKDKWYGLRTPDGR; from the coding sequence GTGCCGTCTGTAACCAAGAGTCTCCTCGCCGCATTGCTCGTCAGCGCAACCGCGCTGACCCCCTTTCAGGCGTCCGCCGAGACGATCCTGGGAGCCTTGTCCAAGGCTTATCAGAACAACTCGACCCTGAACGCCGGCCGCGCCGGCACCCGCGCCACCGACGAAGGCGTGGCCATCGCCAAGTCCGGCTATCGCCCCACCATCAACGGTTCCGCGGGCATCAACTATTCGAACACGCGCGGCGGCACCCAGCCTGGGCGCCTGACCACCGGCAATTTCGGCGTGCAGATCAACCAGACCCTGTTTGACGGTTTCCAGACCAAGAACAACGTCGCTGCCGCCGAAGCACAGGTGCGTGCCTCCGTGGCTGGCCTCAGCAACACCGAGCAGGGCATCCTGTTCACCGCTGCCCAGGCCTATATGAACGTGATTCACGATCGGCAGGTCGCCAAGCTGACCGAGCAGAACCTGAAGGCCATCACCGAGCAGTTGCGTGCCGCCCGCTCTCGCTTCGAGGTCGGCGAGGGCACCCGGACGGATGTTGCCCAGGCCGATGCGTCGCGTGCCACCGCGCAGGCTCAGGTCAGCGCCGCCAAGGCGCAGGCGCTGGCCAGCGCCGGCATCTACCATCAGATCGTGGGCGAGGAGCCCGGCAAGCTCAAGGCGCCAGGCGCCCTGGCGAAGCTGCTGCCTTCCGGGCTCGAGTCGGCGATCGCCTCGGCGAACAACGAAAATCCGGCCATCATTGCCAATCAGCATCTGGTCGACGCCGCCGGCTTTTCGGTGAAATCCGCGCAAGGCCAGTTGCTGCCGCAGCTTTCCGCTTCCGCCGGCATCTCGCAGAATTACCGAAGCGCGTCTCCGAGTTTTGCCGGCGAGGATCCTGATTCGACCTCCGCCAGTGTCGGTGCGACGCTCACCATTCCGATCTACGAGGGCGGTCGCGTCGCCGCGACGGTGCGGCAGCAGAAGGAGAAGCTCGGCCAGGCCCGGATCGAGGTCGATGTCGCACGCGATCAGGTTCGCAACAATGTGGTTGCCGCCTGGACCTCTTACACGGCCGCCCGCCAGAACGTCGATGCGAATCGCCAGTCGGTCGCGGCAGCACAGCTGGCGCTCAACGGCGTCATCGAAGAGCGCAATGTCGGCCAGCAGACGACGCTGGACGTGTTGAATGCCCAGAACGCCGTCGTCAACGCGCAGATCAACCTCGCCGGCTCGGAGCGTGACGTGGTGATCGCCAGCTACGGCATCCTTCAGGCCATGGGCCGGCTGACGGTCGAACGCCTTGGTCTCCAGGTCACCAAGTACAAGCCTGAAGAGCATTACAAGGCTGTCAAGGACAAGTGGTACGGCTTGCGTACGCCGGACGGCCGCTGA
- a CDS encoding protein-L-isoaspartate O-methyltransferase family protein — translation MSADFSERRVKMVDGQIRTTDVTSAPLLEAFLTVPREAFLPASQSDLAYIDGDIRISGVSGEPRYLMEASPLAKLLQLAEIDAGDTVLDIGCATGYSSAILSRVAKSVIALESDSSLADAARSTLASLGYDNVTVTTGAMRDGHAQKAPYNVILIGGSVDDVPQGLLDQLAEGGRLVAVQGHGNAGVARLFLKTTGIATGRRAFNAAIKPLPGFERVQVFEF, via the coding sequence ATGAGCGCTGATTTCTCCGAACGCCGCGTAAAGATGGTCGATGGCCAGATTCGCACCACCGACGTGACCAGCGCGCCGCTGCTCGAGGCTTTCCTCACCGTGCCGCGCGAGGCGTTCCTGCCCGCGAGCCAGAGCGATCTCGCTTATATTGATGGGGATATCCGCATCTCAGGCGTTTCCGGCGAGCCGCGCTACCTGATGGAAGCGTCGCCGCTGGCCAAGCTGCTGCAACTGGCCGAGATCGATGCCGGCGACACCGTGCTCGATATCGGCTGCGCCACCGGTTATTCCTCCGCCATCCTGTCGCGCGTCGCCAAATCCGTCATTGCCCTGGAAAGCGATTCGAGCCTTGCCGATGCGGCACGTTCGACGCTGGCATCGCTGGGCTACGACAATGTCACCGTCACCACGGGCGCAATGCGCGACGGTCATGCGCAGAAAGCGCCATACAATGTGATTCTTATCGGCGGCAGCGTCGACGACGTGCCCCAGGGGCTGCTCGACCAGCTTGCGGAAGGCGGGCGCCTTGTTGCCGTCCAGGGCCACGGCAATGCCGGCGTGGCGCGTCTGTTTTTGAAGACTACTGGAATTGCGACTGGGCGGCGTGCATTTAATGCGGCAATTAAGCCACTACCCGGATTCGAACGTGTGCAAGTTTTCGAATTCTAA
- a CDS encoding Dabb family protein, translating into MIRHIVFFSARPGEDVEKVRDGLLALSGIPHSKRFEVGLNTKVDPLSDEIDIVVYAEFEDNAALSAFKAHPIYAETTRTVRPMRELRFSADIVSAG; encoded by the coding sequence TTGATCCGGCACATCGTTTTCTTCAGCGCGCGGCCCGGCGAGGATGTCGAGAAGGTTCGCGACGGCCTGTTGGCGCTGAGTGGCATCCCGCATTCGAAACGGTTCGAGGTAGGGCTCAACACCAAGGTCGATCCGCTGTCGGACGAAATCGACATCGTCGTCTATGCCGAGTTCGAGGACAACGCCGCGCTTAGCGCCTTCAAGGCGCATCCGATCTACGCCGAAACGACGCGCACGGTGCGCCCGATGCGCGAATTGCGCTTCTCGGCCGATATCGTTTCGGCCGGATAA
- a CDS encoding SAM-dependent methyltransferase, whose translation MVQKEQSGGALPEAIRLDERNFADIVRGLPAKARMVLNAAMSLPRGSLKVRLPDGRALLVGGKAPGPDAELVLKNWRLPGRAFAGGTIGVAESYMDGDWESPDVTSFLELFVVNTEAGEKVAGGASWFINTVQRIRHWLNENTRTGSKRNISAHYDLGNAFYQKWLDPSMTYSSALYSTGANDLESAQAAKYRALAKDTGIGAKDHVLEIGCGWGGFAEFVAREIGCRVTGLTISREQHDFAKARIQKAGLAEKVDIKLQDYRDETGKYDRIASIEMFEAVGEKYWATFFGKVKECLKPGGTAGFQIITINEAAYSTYRQRPDFIQRYVFPGGMLPTPTILKSLGADHGLAYLRERVFAQDYARTLAEWRQRFWGSWERIVPLGFDDRFKKLWEFYLHYCEAGFRASYIDVRQVVYKA comes from the coding sequence ATGGTTCAAAAGGAACAGAGCGGAGGTGCGTTGCCGGAAGCCATCCGCCTCGACGAGCGCAATTTCGCCGATATCGTCAGAGGACTTCCGGCCAAGGCGCGCATGGTGCTCAATGCCGCGATGAGTTTGCCGCGCGGTTCGCTCAAGGTGCGCTTGCCGGACGGCCGCGCGTTGCTGGTTGGCGGCAAGGCACCCGGCCCGGACGCGGAATTGGTGCTGAAGAACTGGCGCCTGCCCGGCCGCGCTTTCGCCGGCGGCACCATCGGCGTGGCCGAATCCTACATGGATGGCGACTGGGAAAGCCCGGACGTCACCTCCTTCCTCGAACTGTTCGTGGTCAACACCGAGGCGGGCGAAAAAGTCGCCGGCGGCGCCAGCTGGTTCATCAACACCGTGCAGCGCATTCGCCATTGGTTGAACGAGAACACACGCACCGGCTCCAAGCGCAACATCTCGGCGCATTACGATCTCGGCAACGCCTTCTACCAGAAATGGCTCGACCCGAGCATGACCTATTCCTCGGCGCTCTATTCCACCGGCGCCAACGATCTTGAGAGCGCGCAGGCCGCCAAGTACCGCGCGCTGGCCAAGGATACCGGTATCGGCGCCAAGGATCATGTGCTCGAAATCGGTTGCGGCTGGGGCGGTTTCGCCGAATTCGTGGCGCGCGAGATCGGCTGCCGGGTCACCGGCCTGACGATCAGCCGCGAGCAGCACGATTTCGCCAAGGCCCGCATCCAGAAAGCCGGCCTCGCCGAAAAGGTCGATATCAAACTGCAGGATTATCGCGACGAGACCGGCAAATATGACCGCATCGCCTCGATCGAAATGTTCGAGGCGGTCGGCGAAAAATACTGGGCGACCTTCTTCGGCAAAGTGAAGGAGTGCCTGAAACCCGGCGGTACGGCGGGGTTCCAGATCATCACCATCAACGAAGCGGCTTATTCGACCTACCGGCAACGGCCGGACTTCATCCAGCGCTATGTGTTTCCCGGCGGCATGCTGCCGACGCCGACCATCCTGAAGTCGCTGGGTGCGGATCACGGTCTCGCTTATCTGCGCGAACGCGTCTTCGCGCAGGACTATGCCCGCACGCTGGCGGAATGGCGCCAGCGCTTCTGGGGTTCATGGGAACGGATCGTGCCGCTGGGCTTCGACGACCGCTTCAAGAAGCTCTGGGAGTTCTATCTCCACTATTGCGAAGCGGGTTTCCGCGCCAGCTACATCGACGTGCGCCAGGTCGTCTACAAGGCCTGA
- a CDS encoding bifunctional 2',3'-cyclic-nucleotide 2'-phosphodiesterase/3'-nucleotidase: protein MPELLPPISRRALLAGVAATGVLSVLHPFSARAAANQAHLRIMETTDIHVNVLPYDYYADKPNDTMGLARTASIIDAVRKEAVNSLLLDNGDLLQGSPMGDYAAYERGMKEGDVHPMMKGMNLLDYACSTLGNHEFNYGLSFLDKVLAGANFPFVCANLIRGTELGSSPRADKLYLEPYVILDRKIKDGSGAEHPIRIGIIGFVPPQIMVWDAKNLEGNVRTRDIVEAAKAWVPQMKEEGADIVIALSHSGIDIKQGDMMENASFFVAGVEGIDAVFTGHQHLVFPGKKDFQKLAGVDADKGTLQGKPAVMAGFWGSHMGLVDLLLERDGNKWRVVSATSEARPIYERVDNKNKATVGDDQRITEALKADHEATLAYVRRPVGKTSAPLYSYFSLVADDPSVQIVSQAQSWYLKDILKNTKWKDVPLLSAAAPFKAGGRGGADYYTDVPAGDIAIRNVADLYLYPNTVRAVEITGAEVKEWLEMSAGIFKEVEPGKADQPLINTDFPSYNFDVIDGVAYRIDLSKPPKYDAKGNVINAGSSRIVDLMFGGKPIDPAGKFVVATNNYRAGGGGNFPGINESKIIYQAPDTNRDVIVRYIVAEGTINPSADGNWSFAPLPGTSVIFETGQKAKDFIAQVKTLKIEPAGDGEGGFARYRILL, encoded by the coding sequence ATGCCCGAGTTGCTTCCACCGATTTCCCGCCGCGCCCTTTTGGCGGGCGTCGCCGCAACTGGAGTGCTGTCTGTGCTTCATCCCTTCTCGGCGCGTGCTGCCGCCAACCAGGCTCATCTCAGGATCATGGAGACCACGGACATCCATGTGAACGTGCTGCCTTACGATTACTACGCCGACAAGCCCAACGACACGATGGGGCTGGCACGCACGGCCTCGATCATCGACGCGGTGCGCAAGGAGGCGGTCAACTCGCTGCTCTTGGACAATGGCGACCTGCTGCAGGGCAGCCCGATGGGCGACTACGCGGCCTATGAGCGTGGCATGAAGGAGGGCGATGTTCATCCCATGATGAAGGGCATGAACCTGCTCGACTACGCTTGCTCGACGCTCGGCAATCACGAGTTCAACTACGGTCTGTCCTTCCTGGACAAGGTTCTGGCCGGCGCCAATTTTCCGTTCGTCTGCGCCAATCTCATCCGCGGCACCGAACTCGGCTCCAGCCCGCGTGCCGACAAGCTCTATCTCGAACCGTATGTCATCCTCGACCGCAAGATAAAGGACGGGTCCGGCGCGGAGCATCCAATCCGCATCGGCATCATCGGCTTCGTGCCACCGCAGATCATGGTCTGGGACGCCAAGAACCTCGAAGGCAATGTCAGAACACGCGACATCGTCGAGGCGGCCAAGGCCTGGGTGCCGCAGATGAAGGAGGAGGGGGCCGATATCGTCATCGCGCTCTCCCATTCCGGCATCGACATCAAGCAAGGCGACATGATGGAGAACGCCTCCTTCTTCGTCGCCGGGGTTGAGGGCATCGACGCCGTTTTCACCGGCCATCAGCACCTTGTCTTCCCGGGCAAGAAGGATTTCCAGAAACTCGCCGGCGTCGATGCCGACAAAGGCACCTTGCAGGGCAAGCCGGCGGTGATGGCCGGGTTCTGGGGCTCGCATATGGGCCTGGTCGACCTTTTGTTGGAGCGCGACGGCAATAAATGGCGTGTCGTGTCGGCAACCTCCGAGGCGCGGCCGATCTACGAACGCGTCGACAACAAGAACAAGGCGACCGTCGGCGACGATCAGCGCATCACCGAGGCGCTGAAGGCCGACCACGAGGCGACCCTTGCCTATGTCCGCCGCCCGGTCGGCAAGACCTCGGCGCCGCTCTATTCCTATTTTTCGCTGGTCGCCGATGACCCGTCGGTGCAGATCGTCAGCCAGGCGCAGAGCTGGTATCTGAAGGACATCCTCAAGAACACGAAATGGAAGGATGTGCCGCTGCTGTCGGCGGCGGCACCGTTCAAGGCGGGCGGCCGTGGCGGCGCCGACTACTATACCGACGTGCCGGCCGGCGATATCGCCATCAGGAATGTCGCCGACCTCTACCTCTATCCGAACACGGTGCGCGCGGTGGAGATCACAGGTGCCGAGGTGAAGGAATGGCTGGAAATGTCGGCCGGCATCTTCAAAGAGGTCGAACCGGGCAAGGCCGACCAGCCGCTGATCAACACCGATTTCCCGTCATACAATTTCGACGTCATCGACGGGGTGGCCTACAGGATTGATCTGTCCAAGCCGCCGAAATACGATGCCAAGGGCAATGTCATCAATGCCGGCTCCAGCCGCATCGTCGACTTGATGTTCGGAGGAAAGCCTATTGATCCGGCCGGGAAATTCGTGGTTGCCACCAACAACTATCGGGCGGGCGGCGGCGGCAATTTCCCCGGCATCAACGAAAGCAAGATCATCTACCAGGCGCCTGATACCAACCGCGACGTGATCGTGCGCTACATTGTGGCCGAGGGCACCATTAACCCGTCCGCCGACGGCAACTGGTCGTTTGCGCCGCTGCCGGGCACCAGCGTCATCTTCGAGACGGGGCAAAAGGCCAAGGACTTCATTGCCCAGGTGAAGACCCTGAAGATCGAGCCGGCAGGTGACGGCGAAGGCGGCTTCGCCAGATACCGCATTCTGCTGTGA
- a CDS encoding 5-formyltetrahydrofolate cyclo-ligase produces the protein MSNDDEAGPAQYSSPPCFMHELDPAYRPPLSEWADVRRWRKAERERLIAARLATSADARTAMAANIAEGLDAAIGDVSGKMVSLYWPFRGEPDLRGWMETVNERGGRTALPIVVDKGQPLIFRAYRHGDRLDRGVWNIPIPAEGDPVLPDVVISPIVGIDPDNYRLGYGGGFFDRTLASLPRKPLVIGVGYELQRIVTIYPQPHDIPMDMVVTETKAAGPA, from the coding sequence ATGAGCAACGATGACGAGGCCGGGCCAGCGCAATATTCCTCGCCGCCCTGTTTCATGCATGAACTCGATCCGGCCTATCGGCCACCGCTTTCGGAATGGGCCGATGTTCGGCGCTGGCGCAAGGCCGAGCGCGAACGGCTGATCGCGGCACGACTTGCCACATCGGCGGACGCGCGCACGGCAATGGCCGCCAACATCGCCGAAGGACTCGATGCCGCTATCGGTGATGTTTCAGGCAAGATGGTCAGCCTGTACTGGCCCTTCCGGGGCGAACCTGATCTGCGCGGCTGGATGGAAACGGTCAACGAGCGCGGCGGACGAACGGCGCTGCCCATCGTCGTCGACAAAGGCCAGCCGCTGATCTTCCGCGCCTACCGGCACGGCGACAGGCTGGACCGTGGCGTCTGGAACATCCCGATCCCGGCCGAAGGCGATCCCGTGCTGCCCGACGTCGTCATCTCGCCGATCGTGGGCATCGATCCTGATAACTACCGGCTTGGCTACGGTGGCGGTTTCTTCGACCGCACGCTGGCCTCACTGCCCCGCAAGCCGCTGGTCATCGGCGTCGGCTACGAGTTGCAACGCATCGTCACGATCTATCCGCAACCGCATGATATCCCGATGGATATGGTCGTTACGGAGACGAAGGCTGCCGGCCCTGCGTGA
- a CDS encoding NAD(P)/FAD-dependent oxidoreductase — protein sequence MNSELHHVVVVGAGFGGLELVRALGKAPVRVTLIDQRNHHLFQPLLYQVATTSLATSEIAWPIRHLVRHEKAVTTLLATVTGVDKANKCVVLDDGDTIAYDTLVLATGARHSYFGRDEWEQFAPGLKTLEDATTIRRHVLRAFEQAERETDAEARNALLTFVIIGGGPTGVELAGTIAELAHATLRADFRNIDTRDTKVVLVEAGDRILAAFRPDLSAYAKRALERLGVTVELGHAVSSCNADGVVFGGRHLAARNIIWAAGVAASPAAQWLGAEADRAGRAIVEDDLTVAGHPDIFVIGDTAQVKRADGRPVPGIAPAAKQAGRHVAATLKARLAGNDAKRPFVYKHQGDLATIGKRAAVIDFGRISFTGWPAWWLWGIAHIFFLIGLRNRLAVAMNWLWIYATGQRSARLITQGRQPSSP from the coding sequence ATGAACAGTGAATTGCATCATGTCGTCGTGGTCGGCGCCGGATTTGGCGGTCTTGAACTGGTGCGGGCCCTCGGCAAGGCGCCGGTGCGCGTCACGCTGATCGATCAGCGAAACCACCATCTTTTCCAGCCGCTGCTCTATCAGGTCGCTACCACCTCACTCGCGACCTCCGAGATCGCCTGGCCGATCCGCCACCTGGTGCGTCACGAGAAGGCGGTGACCACGCTGCTCGCCACCGTGACCGGCGTCGACAAGGCGAACAAATGTGTGGTGCTGGATGACGGCGATACCATCGCCTACGACACGCTGGTGCTGGCCACCGGCGCGCGCCATTCCTATTTCGGCCGCGACGAGTGGGAACAGTTCGCACCGGGATTGAAGACGCTGGAGGATGCGACGACGATCCGGCGCCATGTGCTGCGCGCCTTCGAACAGGCCGAGCGCGAGACCGATGCGGAAGCCCGCAATGCCTTGCTCACCTTCGTCATCATCGGCGGCGGGCCGACCGGCGTGGAACTCGCCGGCACCATCGCGGAACTGGCGCACGCCACGCTCCGCGCCGATTTTCGCAACATCGACACGCGCGACACCAAGGTCGTTCTCGTCGAGGCCGGTGACCGCATCCTGGCCGCGTTTCGGCCCGATCTCTCAGCCTACGCCAAACGGGCGCTGGAGCGCCTCGGCGTCACCGTCGAGCTTGGCCATGCCGTGTCGTCCTGCAACGCCGACGGCGTCGTCTTCGGTGGGCGACATCTGGCCGCGCGCAACATCATCTGGGCGGCCGGTGTAGCAGCTTCCCCGGCAGCGCAGTGGCTGGGGGCGGAAGCCGACCGGGCAGGCAGGGCGATCGTCGAGGATGATCTGACCGTGGCGGGCCATCCCGACATCTTCGTCATCGGCGACACGGCGCAGGTCAAGCGCGCCGACGGCCGTCCCGTGCCCGGCATCGCCCCGGCCGCCAAGCAGGCCGGTCGCCATGTCGCCGCCACGCTGAAGGCCCGTCTGGCGGGCAATGATGCAAAGCGGCCCTTCGTCTACAAGCACCAGGGCGATCTCGCCACGATCGGTAAACGAGCCGCCGTGATCGATTTCGGCCGGATTTCCTTCACCGGTTGGCCCGCCTGGTGGCTGTGGGGCATCGCCCACATCTTCTTCCTGATCGGCCTTCGCAACCGGCTCGCGGTCGCGATGAACTGGCTATGGATTTACGCAACCGGCCAGCGCAGCGCGCGGCTGATCACGCAGGGCCGGCAGCCTTCGTCTCCGTAA
- a CDS encoding Lrp/AsnC family transcriptional regulator, which produces MPLDKIDIAILDTLQKDGRIPNAALAERVGLSQSACSRRLDNLEKSGAIRGYHARLSNAALGHQMTAIVHISLSGQFEKTLSDFETAIKRCPNVLSCHLMSGEYDYILRIAARDLADYERIHKEWLSAMPHVTKINSSFALREIVDRTAMGLKPEMA; this is translated from the coding sequence ATGCCGCTCGACAAGATCGATATCGCCATACTCGACACTTTGCAGAAGGATGGCCGGATCCCCAATGCGGCCCTTGCGGAGCGGGTGGGCCTGTCTCAGTCGGCCTGCTCGCGCCGGCTCGACAATTTGGAAAAATCCGGTGCTATTCGTGGCTATCATGCGCGTCTTTCCAACGCAGCACTTGGCCACCAGATGACGGCGATCGTGCATATATCGCTGTCGGGGCAGTTCGAAAAGACGCTGTCGGATTTCGAAACGGCGATCAAGCGATGCCCGAACGTCTTGTCCTGCCACCTGATGTCGGGCGAATACGACTATATCCTGCGTATCGCCGCGCGCGATCTTGCTGACTATGAGCGCATCCACAAGGAATGGCTTTCGGCCATGCCGCATGTGACGAAGATCAACTCGTCCTTCGCCCTGCGCGAGATCGTCGACCGCACGGCGATGGGGCTGAAACCCGAGATGGCGTGA
- the ald gene encoding alanine dehydrogenase — MRVGCPKEIKNHEYRVGLTPGSVREYVAHGHEVLVETGAGAGIGADDNAYRAAGATIAKTASDVFAKSDMIVKVKEPQPNEWAQLREGQILYTYLHLAPDPEQTKGLLASGVTAVAYETVTDDRGGLPLLAPMSEVAGRLSIQAGATALQKANGGRGVLLGGVPGVLPGKVTVLGGGVVGLHAAKMAAGLGADVTIIDRSIPRLRQLDDIFGGRVHTRYSTVEALEEECFSADIVVGAVLIPGAAAPKLVTREMLSGMKKGSVLVDVAIDQGGCFETSHATTHADPTYEVDGVIHYCVANMPGAVPVTSAHALNNATLHYGLQLADKGLKAIIDDHHLRNGLNVHRGKITNRAVAEALGYEMVEPKAVLAA, encoded by the coding sequence ATGCGCGTCGGTTGCCCCAAGGAAATCAAGAACCACGAATATCGCGTCGGACTGACGCCGGGCTCGGTTCGCGAATATGTCGCCCATGGCCACGAAGTGCTGGTTGAGACCGGCGCTGGTGCCGGTATTGGCGCCGACGACAATGCCTACCGCGCCGCCGGCGCCACCATTGCAAAGACCGCCAGCGACGTGTTCGCCAAGTCGGACATGATCGTGAAGGTCAAGGAACCGCAGCCGAACGAATGGGCGCAGCTGCGCGAAGGCCAGATCCTCTACACCTATCTCCACCTCGCTCCCGATCCGGAACAGACCAAGGGCCTGCTGGCTTCCGGCGTGACGGCCGTGGCCTATGAGACGGTGACCGACGACCGTGGTGGCCTGCCGCTGCTGGCGCCGATGTCGGAAGTTGCCGGCCGCCTGTCTATCCAGGCCGGCGCCACCGCTCTGCAGAAGGCCAATGGCGGCCGCGGCGTGCTGCTTGGCGGCGTGCCGGGCGTGCTGCCGGGCAAGGTCACCGTTCTCGGCGGCGGCGTCGTCGGCCTGCATGCCGCCAAGATGGCGGCCGGCCTCGGCGCCGACGTCACCATCATCGACCGTTCGATCCCGCGCCTGCGCCAGCTCGACGACATTTTCGGCGGCCGCGTCCACACGCGCTACTCCACCGTCGAGGCGCTGGAGGAAGAGTGCTTCTCGGCCGACATCGTCGTCGGCGCCGTGCTGATCCCCGGTGCCGCCGCTCCGAAGCTGGTGACGCGCGAAATGCTGTCGGGCATGAAGAAGGGCTCGGTGCTGGTCGACGTCGCCATCGACCAGGGCGGCTGCTTCGAGACCTCGCATGCCACCACCCATGCAGACCCGACTTATGAGGTTGACGGCGTTATCCACTATTGCGTCGCCAACATGCCAGGTGCCGTCCCGGTCACCTCGGCGCATGCGTTGAACAACGCCACGCTGCATTACGGCCTGCAGCTTGCCGACAAGGGCCTCAAGGCCATCATCGACGACCATCACCTGCGCAACGGCCTCAACGTGCACAGGGGCAAGATCACCAACCGCGCCGTTGCCGAAGCGCTCGGCTACGAGATGGTCGAGCCGAAGGCCGTGCTGGCCGCCTGA